Within the Candidatus Omnitrophota bacterium genome, the region CTTCTGACGGTAAAATCGGATGATGTCCTGGGAAGGACGAAGATGTATGAAGCTATCGTTAAAGGCGATAATAAACTGCGGCCCGGCACACCGGAATCTTTCAACGTCCTGGTCAAAGAGCTTCAAAGCCTGTGTCTCGAGATAAAGCTGGAAAAGAAGGCCGCGCAAGGAGAGGCTAAATAATATGGTAGATGAAGTAACTCCATTTAACGCGATAACGATAAAGATTGCCTCGGCCCCTGTTATCAGGTCCTGGTCAAAGGGTGAAGTGAAGAAACCCGAGACCATTAATTACAGGACCCTGAAACCTGAAAAAGACGGATTGTTCTGCGAGCGCATATTCGGCCCGACGAAAGATTATGAATGTAATTGCGGCAAGTACAAGCGTATTAAACACAAGGGAATAATATGCGACCGGTGCGGCGTCGAGGTTACGCGCTCAAGCGTTAGGCGCGAAAGGATGGGCCATATCGATCTCGCCTGTCCCGTCTCGCACGTCTGGTTCTTTAAGGTTATGCCGTCCAGGATGGGCGCCATGCTCGGTATCACTTCAAGAGATATCGAAAAAGTAATTTATTATGAAGAGTATATAGTTATCGATCCCGGTGAAACTTCGCTGGCCAAGTATGACCTCCTTTCAGAGGAGAGGCACAGGGAATACAGGGACAAGTTCGGTACAAAATTTACGGCAAAGATGGGTGCGGAAGCCATCAGGGACCTTTTGAAAGAGATCGATCTGGATAAGATGGCTGCGAAGCTGAAAAGGGAGATCAAAGATTCCAAGTCGGATAACTCTCAGAAGAAGAGCGCTAAGCTATTAAGGATTATAGAGGCTTTTAAGAATTCCGGCAATAAGCCCGAATGGATGATATTGGATGTCGTGCCGGTCATTCCTCCGGACTTAAGGCCGCTCGTACCGCTCGATGGCGGCAGGTTTGCCACAAGCGATCTTAATGACCTTTACAGACGCGTTATAAACAGAAACAATCGTCTTAAGAAACTTATAGGGTTGAAGGCTCCGGAGATAATTATAAGGAACGAGAAGAGGATGCTTCAGGAAGCCGTTGACGCTCTCTTCGATAACGGCAGGCATGGAAAAGCGGTTCTTGGTCCCGGAAACAGGCCTTTGAAATCTCTCTCCGACATGTTGAAAGGCAAACAAGGGCGTTTCAGGCAGAATCTGCTCGGGAAACGCGTCGATTATTCTGGAAGAAGCGTTATCGTGGTCGGCCCGGAACTGAAACTGAGAGAATGCGGACTGCCGAAGAAAATGGCGCTGGAGCTCTTCGAGCCGTTCATTATAAAAAAATTGAAAGAAAAAGGTTTTGTCCATACGATAAAGAGCGCCAAGAAGATGGTGGAAAAGGCGAAGCTCGAGGTATGGGATATACTTGACGAGGTCATCAAGGACCATCCGGTTATGCTGAATCGCGCTCCGACGCTGCACAGGCTGGGCGTGCAGGCATTCCAGCCGGTCCTGATAGAGGGTAACGCCATAAGGATCCACCCGCTTGTCTGCACGGCGTTTAACGCGGACTTCGATGGGGACCAGATGGCGGTGCACGTGCCCCTTTCGATCGAGGCACAGATGGAGTGCACGCTCCTGATGATGTCCACCAACAATATATTCTCTCCGGCCGACGGCAGGCCTATTACAATTCCCACTCAGGATATAGTCCTCGGCTGTTACTATCTCACGAAAGAGAATCCGGCCGACAAGAGAGAGGCTAAATACTTCTCGGACACCGATGAGGTGGTCATTGCCTACAATGACGATGAAATTAATGTCCACGCGAAGATAAAGGTCATGATCAAAGATAAGCTTATAGAGACTACGGTAGGGCGTGTGATCTTCAATAATCTCATGCCGGAGGGCGTCGAATTTGTTAATGATACAATGTCCAAATCCAAGCTTTCGAAGACCCTGTATAAATGCTACAAGTCGGAAGGGCATAAGATTGTCATAAAGCTTCTCGACGATCTTAAGAGGCTTGGTTTTGAGGAAGCGACAAAAGCGGGCCTCTCTATATCGATCGACGATCTGCACATACCTTTGAAGAAAGACGAATACCTGAAGAAGACTAAACAGGACGTGGCTCACGTTGAAGACCAGTATAAGAACGGCCTTATAACGGACAGGGAACGCTATAACAAGATTATAGACCTCTGGACACATACCACTGAGGACGTGTCGGATCTTATATTCCAGGAGCTCGATCCGTTCAATCCTATATTCATGATGGCCGATTCCGGAGCCCGCGGTTCAAAACTTCAGATAAGACAGCTTGCCGGAATGAGAGGACTGATGGCCAAGCCCTCAGGAGAGATCATCGAGACGCCGATTACGGCCAACTTCCGCGAGGGCCTTACGGTTCTCGAATACTTCATCTCGACTCACGGCGCGCGAAAAGGTCTCGCGGACACGGCATTGAAGACAGCCGATTCCGGGTACCTCACAAGAAGGCTCGTCGACGTGGCTCAGGATGTGATCATAAGCGAGGATGACTGCGGCACGCTGAACGGGATATTGATAAGCGCGATAATCGAAGGCGATGAAGAGGTCGTGAAGCTTTCCGAGAGGATCATAGGAAGGGTCGCCCTTGATAATATCGTCGATGTTATTACGGATACCGTCCTCGTCGAGGCAGGGGCCGAGATAACCGAAGAGAAGGCCAAGCAGATCGAGGAAGGCGGCATCGAGAAGATAAGAATACGAAGCGTCCTGACCTGCGATAGCGAGCACGGCGTTTGCGCGAAGTGTTATGGCCGTAACCTTGCTACGGGACGGATGGTCGATCTCGGTGAGGCCGTCGGCATCATTGCGGCCCAGTCGATCGGCGAACCCGGAACACAGCTGACGATGAGAACGTTCCATATTGGCGGTACCGCGTCGAGAATAGTCGAGCAGTCATATCTGGAGTCGAAATATAAAGGCGTTGCCAAATATCACAATCTTAAGGTTGTCCAGACCAAGAAAGAGGGCGAAGTGGTCGTCCTGAACCGTAACGGCCAGATAAGCATTAATGATTCGCAAGGACGCGAACTTGAAAGACATACAGTGCCCCACGGTTCAATAATAAGAGTCGGGGACGGACAGGAAGTCGAAGCCGGGACGACATTCGTTAAATGGGATCCCTACACGGTTCCTATTTTAACAGAAGTGGCAGGTAAGATTAAGTTCGAGGATATTAAGGAAGATGTGACGATGAAGGAAGAGCTCGACCCCGCCACCAGACTTAAGAACAGAGTTATAATCGAGCATAAGGGCGATTATCATCCGGAAATAGTCATATCGAGCAAAGATGACGAAGTCCTGGCGATATATCC harbors:
- the rpoC gene encoding DNA-directed RNA polymerase subunit beta' → MVDEVTPFNAITIKIASAPVIRSWSKGEVKKPETINYRTLKPEKDGLFCERIFGPTKDYECNCGKYKRIKHKGIICDRCGVEVTRSSVRRERMGHIDLACPVSHVWFFKVMPSRMGAMLGITSRDIEKVIYYEEYIVIDPGETSLAKYDLLSEERHREYRDKFGTKFTAKMGAEAIRDLLKEIDLDKMAAKLKREIKDSKSDNSQKKSAKLLRIIEAFKNSGNKPEWMILDVVPVIPPDLRPLVPLDGGRFATSDLNDLYRRVINRNNRLKKLIGLKAPEIIIRNEKRMLQEAVDALFDNGRHGKAVLGPGNRPLKSLSDMLKGKQGRFRQNLLGKRVDYSGRSVIVVGPELKLRECGLPKKMALELFEPFIIKKLKEKGFVHTIKSAKKMVEKAKLEVWDILDEVIKDHPVMLNRAPTLHRLGVQAFQPVLIEGNAIRIHPLVCTAFNADFDGDQMAVHVPLSIEAQMECTLLMMSTNNIFSPADGRPITIPTQDIVLGCYYLTKENPADKREAKYFSDTDEVVIAYNDDEINVHAKIKVMIKDKLIETTVGRVIFNNLMPEGVEFVNDTMSKSKLSKTLYKCYKSEGHKIVIKLLDDLKRLGFEEATKAGLSISIDDLHIPLKKDEYLKKTKQDVAHVEDQYKNGLITDRERYNKIIDLWTHTTEDVSDLIFQELDPFNPIFMMADSGARGSKLQIRQLAGMRGLMAKPSGEIIETPITANFREGLTVLEYFISTHGARKGLADTALKTADSGYLTRRLVDVAQDVIISEDDCGTLNGILISAIIEGDEEVVKLSERIIGRVALDNIVDVITDTVLVEAGAEITEEKAKQIEEGGIEKIRIRSVLTCDSEHGVCAKCYGRNLATGRMVDLGEAVGIIAAQSIGEPGTQLTMRTFHIGGTASRIVEQSYLESKYKGVAKYHNLKVVQTKKEGEVVVLNRNGQISINDSQGRELERHTVPHGSIIRVGDGQEVEAGTTFVKWDPYTVPILTEVAGKIKFEDIKEDVTMKEELDPATRLKNRVIIEHKGDYHPEIVISSKDDEVLAIYPLPAGAHIVVGDGKTVGAGEVLAKTPRVITKTKDITGGLPRVAELFEARRPKDPAIISEIDGIMEFGDSKKGQKRVIVKSSTGMKKEYLIPHGKHLNAYKGDKVYSGQQLVDGPVVLQDILKVSGDKKLQEYLVNEVQEVYRLQGVTINDKHIEVIVRQMLRKVKIEDPGDTTFLMGQQVDKGVYQNENKRVVKKKGKPATALPTLLGITKASLNTESFISAASFQETTRVLTEAAASGKTDLLRGLKENIIMGHLIPAGTGFSAHRDITMVKNVIEESGKKEPKTEDKEAVEQK